One segment of Streptomyces sp. NBC_00102 DNA contains the following:
- the katG gene encoding catalase/peroxidase HPI — MPENHESHVFDPVTPDSPETAVPEVPEAQAAGCPVAHGRAPHPTQGGGNRQWWPDRLNLKILAKNPAMANPLGADFDYAAAFQGLDLPAVKRDIADVLTTSQDWWPADFGNYGPLMIRMAWHSAGTYRISDGRGGAGAGQQRFAPLNSWPDNGNLDKARRLLWPVKKKYGQALSWADLLILTGNVALETMGFETFGFAGGREDVWESEEDVYWGPETTWLDDERYTGDRELESPLGAVQMGLIYVNPEGPNGNPDPIAAARDIRETFRRMAMNDEETVALIAGGHTFGKTHGAGPAENVGADPEGAPLEEQGLGWRSTYKTGKGGDAITSGLEVTWTSTPTRWGNEFFHNLFAYEYELTKSPAGAHQWVAKDAEATIPDAHEASKKHKPQMLTTDLSLRLDPAYEPISRRFYENPEQFADAFARAWYKLTHRDMGPIQRYLGPEVPSEVLLWQDPLPAAAGEVLGAAEIAALKEQVLATDLTVAQLVSAAWASASTFRGSDKRGGANGARVRLEPQRGWEANDPDELAQVLRVLEGVRESFNGKGGKQVSLADLIVLAGGAAVEQAARDAGVEVEVPFTAGRVDATQEQTDVESFAALEPAHDGFRNYTGKGSRLPAEYLLLDRANLLTLSAPETTVLVGGLRVLGANTGGSKRGVLTDRPGTLTNDFFVNLLDLGITWKSTSSSQDEFEARDASGRVKWTGTRADLVFGSNSELRALAEVYAADDAKEKFVKDFVAAWTRVMDLDRFDVA, encoded by the coding sequence ATGCCCGAGAACCACGAGTCTCACGTCTTTGATCCCGTCACCCCGGATTCGCCCGAGACGGCCGTCCCCGAGGTACCCGAGGCTCAGGCGGCCGGCTGCCCCGTGGCCCACGGCCGCGCGCCGCACCCGACCCAGGGCGGTGGAAACCGCCAGTGGTGGCCGGACCGCCTCAACCTGAAGATCCTCGCCAAGAACCCCGCCATGGCGAACCCGCTCGGCGCGGACTTCGACTACGCGGCCGCCTTCCAGGGACTCGACCTGCCCGCGGTGAAGCGCGACATCGCCGATGTGCTCACCACCTCGCAGGACTGGTGGCCGGCCGACTTCGGCAACTACGGACCGCTGATGATCCGGATGGCCTGGCACAGCGCGGGCACGTACCGCATCAGCGACGGCCGCGGTGGCGCGGGCGCCGGTCAGCAGCGCTTCGCCCCGCTCAACAGCTGGCCGGACAACGGCAACCTGGACAAGGCCCGCCGACTGCTGTGGCCGGTCAAGAAGAAGTACGGCCAGGCACTGTCCTGGGCCGACCTGCTCATCCTCACCGGTAACGTCGCCCTGGAGACCATGGGCTTCGAGACCTTCGGCTTCGCCGGCGGCCGCGAGGACGTCTGGGAGTCGGAGGAGGACGTCTACTGGGGCCCGGAGACCACCTGGCTCGACGACGAGCGCTACACGGGCGACCGTGAGCTGGAGAGCCCGCTCGGCGCCGTCCAGATGGGCCTGATCTACGTCAACCCCGAGGGCCCCAACGGCAACCCGGACCCGATCGCGGCCGCCCGCGACATCCGCGAGACCTTCCGCCGGATGGCGATGAACGACGAGGAGACCGTCGCCCTCATCGCCGGTGGCCACACCTTCGGCAAGACGCACGGCGCGGGCCCGGCCGAGAACGTCGGCGCGGACCCCGAGGGCGCTCCGCTGGAGGAGCAGGGCCTCGGCTGGCGCAGCACGTACAAGACCGGCAAGGGCGGGGACGCCATCACCAGCGGCCTGGAGGTGACCTGGACCAGCACCCCGACCCGGTGGGGCAACGAGTTCTTCCACAACCTCTTCGCCTACGAGTACGAGCTGACCAAGTCCCCCGCCGGTGCGCACCAGTGGGTCGCCAAGGACGCGGAGGCGACGATCCCGGACGCGCACGAGGCGTCGAAGAAGCACAAGCCGCAGATGCTCACCACCGACCTGTCGCTGCGCCTCGACCCGGCCTACGAGCCGATCTCGCGCCGATTCTACGAGAACCCGGAGCAGTTCGCGGACGCGTTCGCGCGCGCCTGGTACAAGCTGACGCACCGTGACATGGGCCCGATCCAGCGCTACCTGGGCCCCGAGGTGCCCTCGGAGGTGCTGCTGTGGCAGGACCCGCTGCCCGCCGCCGCCGGTGAGGTGCTGGGCGCCGCGGAGATCGCCGCGCTCAAGGAGCAGGTGCTCGCCACGGATCTGACGGTGGCGCAGCTGGTCTCGGCCGCCTGGGCGTCGGCCTCGACGTTCCGCGGCAGCGACAAGCGCGGTGGCGCCAACGGTGCCCGGGTCCGCCTGGAGCCGCAGCGCGGCTGGGAGGCGAACGACCCGGACGAGCTGGCCCAGGTCCTGCGGGTCCTGGAAGGCGTGCGGGAGTCCTTCAACGGCAAGGGCGGCAAGCAGGTCTCGCTCGCCGACCTGATCGTCCTCGCGGGCGGTGCGGCCGTCGAGCAGGCGGCCAGGGACGCCGGCGTCGAGGTGGAGGTGCCCTTCACCGCCGGCCGGGTCGACGCCACTCAGGAGCAGACGGACGTCGAGTCCTTCGCCGCCCTGGAACCCGCGCACGACGGCTTTCGCAACTACACCGGCAAGGGCAGCCGCCTGCCCGCCGAGTACCTGCTCCTCGACCGGGCCAACCTGCTGACGCTGAGTGCGCCGGAGACCACCGTCCTGGTCGGCGGTCTGCGCGTGCTGGGTGCCAACACCGGCGGTTCGAAGCGCGGCGTCCTCACCGACCGTCCGGGCACGCTGACCAACGACTTCTTCGTGAATCTGCTCGACCTGGGCATCACCTGGAAGTCGACGTCGTCGTCGCAGGACGAGTTCGAGGCCCGCGACGCGTCCGGCCGGGTCAAGTGGACCGGTACCCGCGCCGACCTGGTCTTCGGTTCCAACTCCGAACTCCGTGCCCTGGCCGAGGTCTACGCCGCCGACGACGCGAAGGAGAAGTTCGTGAAGGACTTCGTCGCCGCGTGGACGAGGGTCATGGACCTGGACCGGTTCGACGTGGCCTGA
- a CDS encoding lytic polysaccharide monooxygenase: MARQSKRRLVSLAAVLATLLGAIALTLVGQGSAQAHGVAMAPGSRTYLCWLDAKTSTGSLDPTNPACKAALDESGANALYNWFAVLDSNAGGRGAGYVPDGKLCSAGDRSPYNFTGYNAARADWPRTHLTSGKTIEVDYSNWAAHPGSFRVYLSKAGYSPSTELGWDDLELIDTVTNPSSTGSPGTDGGHYYWNLNLPAGRSGDAVMFIQWVRSDSQENFFSCSDLVFDGGNGEVTGIRGSGSTTTPTPTPTPTPTPTPTPTPTPTPTDPHTGCMAVYSVTNSWSGGFQGSVEVMNHDTTARDGWAVKWTPGTGTKVNSVWNGALTTGSDGTLTVKNLDYNRTIPPDGSVTFGFTATSTGNNFPIGSIGCVNP; the protein is encoded by the coding sequence ATGGCTCGACAAAGCAAGAGACGACTCGTCTCCCTGGCGGCGGTGCTCGCGACGCTGCTCGGCGCGATCGCCCTGACCCTGGTGGGCCAGGGCAGCGCGCAGGCGCACGGCGTGGCGATGGCACCCGGATCGCGGACCTACCTCTGCTGGCTGGACGCCAAGACCAGCACCGGCTCTCTGGACCCCACGAACCCGGCGTGCAAGGCAGCGCTCGACGAGAGCGGCGCGAACGCGCTGTACAACTGGTTCGCCGTGCTCGACTCCAACGCCGGTGGTCGGGGGGCGGGTTATGTCCCGGACGGAAAGCTGTGCAGCGCCGGTGACCGGTCGCCGTACAACTTCACCGGCTACAACGCCGCCCGAGCCGACTGGCCCCGGACGCATCTGACGTCCGGAAAGACGATCGAGGTCGACTACAGCAACTGGGCCGCGCACCCGGGCTCGTTCCGGGTGTACCTGTCCAAGGCCGGCTACTCGCCCAGCACCGAACTGGGCTGGGACGACCTGGAGCTGATCGACACCGTCACCAACCCGTCGTCGACGGGCTCACCCGGCACGGACGGCGGTCACTACTACTGGAATCTGAACCTGCCGGCGGGCCGCTCGGGCGACGCGGTGATGTTCATCCAGTGGGTTCGCTCGGACAGCCAGGAGAACTTCTTCTCCTGCTCCGACCTCGTCTTCGACGGCGGCAACGGCGAGGTGACCGGTATCCGCGGCTCCGGTTCCACCACAACCCCCACCCCCACGCCGACTCCCACCCCCACGCCGACTCCGACTCCCACCCCCACTCCGACGCCCACCGATCCGCACACCGGGTGCATGGCCGTCTACAGCGTGACCAACTCCTGGAGCGGCGGTTTCCAGGGCTCCGTCGAGGTCATGAACCACGACACCACGGCGCGTGATGGCTGGGCGGTGAAGTGGACGCCCGGCACGGGCACCAAGGTGAACAGTGTGTGGAACGGTGCGTTGACCACAGGGTCCGACGGCACCCTGACGGTCAAGAACCTCGACTACAACCGGACCATCCCGCCGGACGGCAGCGTCACCTTCGGCTTCACGGCGACCTCGACCGGCAACAACTTTCCGATCGGATCCATCGGCTGCGTCAACCCGTAG
- a CDS encoding cellulase family glycosylhydrolase — protein sequence MKRLLALLATCATILGLAALFSPQAVAAAGCKVDYTVASQWQGGFQAGVKITNLGEPVTAWTLTFALPDAGQKLVQGWNATWTQSGSTVTAVGLDWNRALATGAAADVGFTGSFTGANPKPTAFTLNGVACTGSIVGGPTPTPTPTPTPTPTPTPTPTPDPTPGPSTGTPVDVNGPVHVCGVNLCNQYNRPIQLRGMSTHGIQWFSGCYNNASMNALAQDWKADLLRIAMYVQEEGYETDPAGFTSRVNSLVDMAEARGMYALIDFHTLTPGDPNYNLARAKTFFASVAARNANKKNVIYEIANEPNGVSWAAIKSYAEQVIPVIRAADPDAVVVVGTRGWSSLGVSDGAGESEVVNSPVNAANIMYAFHFYAASHKDNYRAALSRAATRLPMFVTEFGTVSATGGGALDRSSTTAWLDLLDQLKIGYANWTYSDAPESSAALQPGTCDGSDYSSSGVLTESGTLLKSRISTADNFPTG from the coding sequence GTGAAACGCCTTCTGGCCCTACTCGCGACCTGCGCGACGATCCTGGGCCTCGCCGCCCTGTTCAGCCCCCAGGCGGTGGCCGCCGCCGGATGCAAGGTCGACTACACGGTCGCCAGCCAGTGGCAGGGCGGCTTCCAGGCCGGCGTGAAGATCACCAACCTGGGTGAGCCCGTGACCGCGTGGACGCTCACGTTCGCCCTGCCGGACGCGGGGCAGAAGCTCGTCCAGGGCTGGAACGCCACCTGGACGCAGTCCGGTTCCACGGTCACCGCCGTCGGCCTCGACTGGAACCGCGCGCTGGCCACCGGCGCGGCGGCCGACGTGGGGTTCACCGGCTCCTTCACGGGTGCCAACCCCAAACCCACGGCCTTCACGCTCAACGGCGTCGCCTGCACGGGCTCGATCGTCGGCGGCCCGACGCCGACGCCGACCCCGACGCCCACGCCCACCCCGACGCCCACCCCGACCCCGACGCCCGATCCGACGCCCGGACCGAGCACCGGTACCCCCGTGGACGTCAACGGACCGGTGCACGTCTGCGGCGTGAACCTGTGCAACCAGTACAACCGCCCCATCCAGCTGCGGGGCATGAGCACCCACGGCATCCAGTGGTTCAGCGGGTGCTACAACAACGCCTCCATGAACGCCCTGGCGCAGGACTGGAAGGCGGACCTGCTGCGTATCGCCATGTACGTACAGGAAGAGGGCTACGAGACCGACCCGGCGGGCTTCACCAGCCGGGTGAACAGCCTTGTCGACATGGCCGAAGCCCGTGGCATGTACGCGTTGATCGACTTCCACACCCTGACGCCGGGCGACCCGAACTACAACCTCGCGCGCGCCAAGACGTTCTTCGCGTCCGTCGCGGCCCGCAACGCGAACAAGAAGAACGTCATCTACGAGATCGCCAACGAGCCCAACGGCGTGAGCTGGGCGGCCATCAAGAGCTACGCCGAGCAGGTCATCCCGGTGATCCGGGCCGCCGACCCGGACGCGGTCGTCGTCGTCGGTACCCGCGGTTGGTCCTCGCTCGGAGTCTCCGACGGCGCCGGCGAGAGCGAGGTCGTCAACAGCCCTGTCAACGCCGCCAACATCATGTACGCGTTCCACTTCTACGCCGCGAGCCACAAGGACAACTACCGTGCCGCGCTGAGCCGGGCAGCCACCCGACTCCCGATGTTCGTCACGGAGTTCGGAACGGTGAGCGCCACCGGCGGTGGCGCGTTGGACCGGTCGAGCACCACGGCCTGGCTGGACCTGCTCGACCAGCTGAAGATCGGCTACGCGAACTGGACGTACAGCGACGCCCCCGAAAGCAGTGCGGCGCTCCAGCCCGGCACCTGCGACGGCAGCGATTACAGCAGCAGTGGGGTGCTGACCGAATCGGGGACGCTGCTCAAGAGCCGGATCAGCACCGCCGACAACTTCCCCACCGGCTGA
- a CDS encoding DoxX family protein → MSLLDKNRDSVLGLFRIVVGLLFACHGAAALFNVFGGPHGASPRLWEWPGWWAAAIQLVGGVLVLVGYDTRPSAVICSGSMAYAYFSTHQAHALLPIENGGEAAAMFCWAFLLIAAMGPGRWALDQVPARNETRPEVSLTRH, encoded by the coding sequence ATGAGTCTGCTCGACAAGAACCGTGACTCGGTACTCGGACTGTTCCGCATCGTCGTCGGACTGCTGTTCGCCTGCCACGGAGCGGCGGCCCTGTTCAACGTGTTCGGCGGCCCCCACGGCGCGTCCCCGCGCCTGTGGGAGTGGCCCGGCTGGTGGGCCGCGGCCATTCAGTTAGTCGGCGGTGTCCTGGTGTTGGTGGGCTACGACACCCGGCCATCGGCGGTGATCTGCTCCGGATCCATGGCGTACGCCTACTTCAGCACCCACCAGGCACACGCGCTTCTGCCCATCGAGAACGGCGGTGAGGCAGCCGCGATGTTCTGCTGGGCGTTCCTCCTCATCGCGGCGATGGGGCCGGGCCGTTGGGCCCTGGACCAGGTCCCGGCACGAAACGAGACACGGCCGGAGGTCTCGCTCACACGGCACTGA
- a CDS encoding M56 family metallopeptidase produces the protein MIALLVVPVLIPLVMPLLVRRAAAHLTPVATLWTLTPTAVVLAGGSLAALGGLAVSGLLRVPAFALLGDLVHPLVVAPASVLLPVVGFAVGALGVCAWTVLRSVVRQVRAFRTATSLADARHTAGDLCVIDTAYPDAYALPGRPGRIVVTTGMLRSLSAEERGALLAHERAHLAGRHHYFLAAADLAAHCHPGLRPAREAVQLAAERSADEEAARVTGDRRLTARAIARAALAVGAGKREVLPSVAAAATSGPVPQRVRALLGAPRPRSRFAVAMTLVLALTAGLSLVTVAAGGAGLHHDVEVAQGERGHH, from the coding sequence ATGATCGCCCTCCTCGTCGTCCCGGTGCTGATCCCCCTGGTCATGCCGCTGCTCGTCCGCCGGGCGGCGGCGCACCTCACCCCCGTCGCCACCCTGTGGACGCTCACCCCCACCGCGGTGGTGCTCGCCGGCGGGTCCCTCGCCGCGCTCGGGGGACTCGCGGTGTCCGGCCTGCTGAGGGTGCCGGCCTTCGCCCTGCTGGGAGATCTCGTCCACCCGCTCGTCGTGGCGCCCGCGTCCGTCCTGCTGCCGGTCGTCGGGTTCGCCGTCGGAGCCCTCGGAGTCTGCGCCTGGACCGTGCTGCGCTCGGTGGTACGCCAGGTGAGGGCGTTCCGTACGGCCACCTCGCTTGCCGACGCCCGTCACACGGCGGGCGACCTCTGCGTGATCGACACCGCCTATCCGGACGCCTACGCCCTGCCCGGACGGCCCGGCCGGATCGTCGTCACGACAGGCATGCTGCGCAGCCTCTCCGCGGAGGAACGGGGCGCTCTGCTCGCCCACGAGCGCGCCCACCTGGCGGGGCGCCACCACTACTTCCTCGCGGCGGCCGACCTCGCCGCCCACTGCCATCCCGGGCTACGACCGGCCCGCGAGGCCGTCCAGTTGGCGGCGGAACGCAGCGCCGACGAAGAGGCCGCCCGCGTGACTGGTGACCGTCGGCTGACGGCACGCGCGATCGCGCGAGCCGCCCTCGCGGTCGGAGCCGGGAAGCGCGAGGTGCTGCCCTCGGTGGCCGCGGCAGCGACCTCGGGTCCGGTTCCCCAGCGCGTACGGGCGTTGCTCGGCGCCCCCCGTCCCCGTAGCCGTTTCGCCGTGGCCATGACCCTGGTGCTCGCGCTCACGGCGGGCCTCTCCCTGGTCACCGTGGCCGCGGGCGGAGCGGGTCTGCACCACGACGTGGAAGTGGCCCAGGGGGAGCGGGGCCACCACTGA
- a CDS encoding BlaI/MecI/CopY family transcriptional regulator produces MTGVPADRRPAGELEAGVMAALWSADGPQTAAQVQGRLDAPLARTTVATILSRLHEKGMVARSEMGRGYAYRPLSDVHGLTARRMHHELDRDSDRATALARFVAQLGTDDEQVLRDLLETGER; encoded by the coding sequence ATGACAGGCGTCCCCGCGGACCGCAGACCGGCCGGAGAGCTGGAGGCGGGCGTCATGGCCGCGCTGTGGTCGGCGGACGGACCGCAGACCGCGGCACAGGTGCAAGGCCGGCTCGACGCACCCCTGGCCCGGACCACCGTCGCCACGATCCTGTCCCGGCTGCACGAGAAGGGCATGGTCGCGCGATCGGAGATGGGCCGGGGTTACGCCTACCGGCCGCTCTCCGACGTCCACGGTCTCACCGCCCGTCGCATGCACCACGAGCTGGACCGCGACAGCGACCGGGCGACCGCACTGGCCCGCTTCGTCGCCCAACTGGGCACGGACGACGAACAAGTCCTGCGGGACCTGCTGGAAACCGGTGAACGATGA
- a CDS encoding phosphatase PAP2 family protein — MRAARVLRCAPAAWFALPGRGRRVTGFCVLGGVALAALTAAVTVGGGGPDPLDAGIRALALEHRPAPLVAVLRAVTATGTGPTPYLVALAAGLMTAPALDPDRGRRPAVRFAAPAAAFALWLACGQALRLALMTAVARPRPPAEDWLTHASRWAFPSGHATTSAMAAGLVVVALLARRPPAFRSWAGLAVLWAASVGISRVWLGVHWAGDVAAGWFMALVWTGLGVVLVARATPLPGPACR; from the coding sequence ATGAGGGCCGCCCGCGTTCTCCGGTGCGCCCCGGCCGCCTGGTTCGCTTTGCCCGGCCGGGGGCGTCGCGTCACCGGGTTCTGCGTGCTCGGCGGCGTCGCCCTCGCGGCCCTGACGGCGGCCGTCACCGTCGGGGGCGGTGGGCCGGACCCGCTCGATGCCGGCATCCGCGCCCTGGCTCTGGAGCACCGGCCCGCTCCGCTCGTGGCCGTGCTGCGTGCCGTGACGGCCACCGGGACCGGCCCTACCCCTTACCTGGTGGCCCTGGCCGCCGGTCTGATGACCGCTCCCGCCCTCGATCCGGATCGAGGGCGGCGCCCCGCCGTACGGTTCGCCGCGCCCGCGGCGGCGTTCGCTCTCTGGCTCGCGTGCGGACAGGCTCTGCGACTCGCCCTCATGACGGCGGTCGCCCGCCCGCGGCCTCCGGCGGAGGACTGGCTCACGCACGCATCGCGCTGGGCGTTCCCGTCCGGACACGCCACCACCTCGGCGATGGCGGCGGGACTCGTCGTCGTCGCGCTCCTCGCCCGGCGCCCACCCGCCTTCAGATCGTGGGCGGGTCTGGCCGTGCTCTGGGCCGCTTCGGTGGGGATCAGCCGGGTGTGGCTGGGCGTGCACTGGGCCGGTGACGTGGCCGCCGGATGGTTCATGGCCCTGGTCTGGACCGGCCTCGGGGTGGTGCTCGTCGCGCGTGCGACGCCGCTGCCCGGTCCAGCCTGTCGGTGA
- a CDS encoding phosphatase PAP2 family protein, with translation MGATASRLLSTAHDGSGIDGTAYLDVVDTAHHAPGWLDGLISGYSTYGLALFAVLMLVGWWQTRRQDARLAVKALAAPVLTVIAFAVSSGLKDLVRESRPCQALHVTTLEACPAPGDWSFPSNHATLAAAAAVALWFVSARLGAVAVVAALAMAASRVWVGAHYPHDVVAALMVGALVTVLTGAALDRYASAVAGHLSRGRLRPLVVS, from the coding sequence ATGGGCGCCACCGCCTCGCGGCTCCTCTCCACGGCACACGACGGCTCGGGCATCGACGGCACCGCCTACCTGGACGTGGTCGACACCGCGCACCACGCCCCCGGCTGGCTGGACGGTCTCATCTCCGGATACTCCACCTACGGTCTCGCCCTGTTCGCCGTCCTGATGCTGGTGGGGTGGTGGCAGACCCGGCGCCAGGACGCACGGCTTGCGGTGAAGGCTCTGGCCGCTCCGGTCCTGACGGTGATCGCCTTCGCCGTCAGCAGCGGACTGAAAGACCTGGTGCGCGAGTCCCGTCCCTGCCAGGCGCTGCACGTGACCACCCTGGAGGCGTGTCCGGCCCCCGGCGACTGGTCCTTTCCCAGCAACCACGCCACCCTCGCCGCCGCCGCGGCCGTGGCACTGTGGTTCGTCTCGGCACGGCTCGGCGCCGTCGCGGTGGTCGCGGCCCTGGCGATGGCCGCCTCCCGCGTGTGGGTCGGCGCCCACTACCCGCACGACGTCGTTGCCGCGCTCATGGTCGGCGCCCTGGTGACCGTCCTCACCGGGGCTGCGCTCGACCGGTACGCCTCGGCAGTGGCCGGCCACCTGTCCCGGGGGCGCCTGCGTCCTCTGGTCGTCTCATGA
- a CDS encoding DedA family protein has protein sequence MTLAHHITPSVHLAVNLLDAQSLLAAFGTLGIAVVLFAETGLLVGFFLPGDSLLFTAGLLCAGGSATAPGHLSLPWVLVASAAGALAGAQTGHLLGRRAGPALLGRTRSRKIRQGADRAAEILERYGHAKAIVLARFIPIVRTVLNPLAGALGVPVRTFALWQAIGGLVWTVGLVLAGYALGASVPDVDRYLLPIIAVIVIVSLVPVGLELLRSRRGRADGAA, from the coding sequence ATGACACTCGCGCACCACATCACACCCTCGGTCCACCTCGCGGTGAACCTCCTGGACGCACAGTCCCTTTTGGCCGCCTTCGGCACGCTGGGCATCGCCGTCGTCCTGTTCGCCGAGACCGGCCTGCTCGTCGGGTTCTTCCTGCCCGGCGACTCCCTGCTGTTCACCGCCGGGCTGCTCTGCGCCGGCGGCTCGGCCACCGCTCCGGGGCACCTGTCCCTGCCATGGGTGCTCGTCGCCTCCGCGGCCGGAGCACTGGCCGGAGCCCAGACGGGCCACCTGCTCGGCCGGCGGGCGGGACCGGCCCTGCTGGGCCGCACCCGGTCCCGGAAGATCCGCCAGGGAGCGGACCGCGCCGCGGAGATCCTCGAGCGGTACGGGCACGCCAAGGCGATCGTGCTGGCCCGCTTCATCCCGATCGTGCGTACCGTCCTCAACCCGCTGGCCGGGGCCCTCGGTGTTCCGGTGCGGACCTTCGCGCTCTGGCAGGCGATCGGCGGCCTGGTGTGGACGGTCGGCCTGGTGCTGGCCGGCTACGCCCTGGGCGCGTCGGTCCCCGACGTGGACCGCTACCTGCTGCCGATCATCGCCGTCATCGTGATCGTCTCGCTCGTTCCCGTGGGACTGGAGCTTCTCCGTTCCCGCCGCGGCCGTGCGGACGGGGCCGCCTGA
- a CDS encoding M48 family metalloprotease: protein MTYVLVLVVLALTFPWGAVVVARRLAGVLAPREACWALAGAAVLPAGGTIAALIGLFHVPFLASLEQVSLPRVLEVWPAVVPLACVAGGALLTQLVLLLRRLGRHRSLLRDAWLSVEGGTGEGDLLVIPGPEVDAFALPGYRGRRGRVVVTAGMVRTMKANEREVLLAHERAHLAGRHHVFSAVVDLAAVIHPALRGLREALSFHLERWADEAAASAVGSRRVTASAIARAALAGPPRGRGGSGGYPLLSATSGPVPRRVQALLLPEPTTPRGGARRVGVAVLAGTVAVAGPAALALAYGLHEYVEYASVAVRGG, encoded by the coding sequence GTGACGTACGTACTGGTCCTGGTCGTGCTGGCCCTCACGTTTCCGTGGGGCGCCGTCGTCGTCGCCCGGCGACTGGCCGGGGTGCTGGCGCCGCGTGAGGCATGCTGGGCGCTGGCGGGCGCGGCGGTTCTGCCGGCGGGCGGGACGATCGCCGCACTGATCGGGCTGTTCCACGTGCCGTTCCTCGCCTCCCTGGAGCAGGTCTCCCTGCCCCGCGTGCTGGAAGTGTGGCCCGCCGTGGTTCCGCTGGCCTGCGTGGCCGGAGGTGCGCTGCTCACGCAGCTCGTACTGCTGCTCCGGCGCCTCGGCCGGCACCGCTCCCTGCTCCGGGACGCCTGGCTCTCGGTGGAGGGCGGAACGGGCGAGGGGGACCTTCTCGTGATTCCCGGGCCCGAGGTGGACGCGTTCGCGCTGCCGGGGTACCGGGGCCGCCGTGGCCGGGTCGTGGTGACCGCCGGGATGGTGCGGACCATGAAGGCGAACGAGCGCGAGGTGCTGCTCGCCCACGAACGTGCCCATCTGGCGGGACGGCATCACGTGTTCTCGGCAGTCGTCGATCTCGCCGCGGTGATTCATCCCGCGTTGCGGGGGCTGCGCGAGGCGCTCTCCTTCCACCTGGAGCGGTGGGCGGACGAGGCGGCGGCCTCGGCCGTGGGCAGTCGAAGGGTGACGGCTTCGGCCATCGCGCGGGCCGCTCTGGCCGGACCGCCTCGGGGCCGAGGCGGTTCAGGAGGCTATCCGCTGCTCTCCGCGACGAGTGGGCCCGTTCCCCGGAGGGTCCAGGCTCTGCTCCTTCCGGAGCCCACGACCCCGCGCGGAGGTGCTCGACGGGTCGGCGTGGCAGTCCTGGCGGGAACGGTGGCCGTGGCCGGGCCGGCGGCACTCGCGCTGGCCTACGGGCTGCACGAGTACGTGGAGTACGCGTCCGTCGCCGTGCGCGGCGGCTGA
- a CDS encoding BlaI/MecI/CopY family transcriptional regulator, whose product MSNKPRDERRQHGELVADVLAVLWQSGRPMTAQQVNAVLDKGLARTTMATILARLYEKGTLRRTPAGRGFAYEPVEDAAGLVAGRMHREMESEPRRDLVLKRFVSSLSEADEEMLRSLLLEAEDESE is encoded by the coding sequence GTGTCGAACAAACCTCGTGACGAAAGGCGTCAGCATGGCGAGCTCGTCGCGGACGTGCTCGCGGTGCTGTGGCAGTCGGGGCGCCCGATGACGGCGCAGCAGGTCAACGCCGTGCTCGACAAGGGCCTGGCGAGGACGACGATGGCCACCATCCTGGCCCGCCTCTACGAGAAGGGCACGCTGCGCCGCACACCGGCGGGCCGTGGTTTCGCCTATGAGCCGGTGGAGGACGCGGCGGGGCTCGTGGCAGGACGCATGCACCGCGAGATGGAGAGCGAGCCGCGACGCGACCTGGTGCTGAAGCGGTTCGTTTCCTCGCTTTCCGAGGCCGACGAGGAGATGCTGCGGAGCCTGCTGCTGGAGGCGGAGGACGAGTCCGAGTGA